From Candidatus Rokuibacteriota bacterium, one genomic window encodes:
- a CDS encoding phenylacetate--CoA ligase family protein encodes MNPAEVPFFDRALETLPAERLRAHQWERLKAVGREVFPANPFVRRKWQAAGVRSADDLRSWDDFFRLPFTTKAELVADQAEHPPFGSNLTYPLERYVRVHQTSGSTGQPIRWLETQESWEWWARCWGFVFRGAGVMPSDRVFFPFSFGLFIGFWAGFEGARALGALVIPGGGQDSVTRLAWMEALGASVLVCTPSYALHLLEVARGRGIEPSKLPVRVTVHAGEPGAGIPAVRRRIEDGWGARAFDHSGMTEMGAYGYECVAQAGLHVNESEFIAEVIDPATGAAAAEGELVLTNLGRAGSPLFRYRSGDRVRVAGAPCVCGRSFLRLEGGILGRLDDMLIVRGVNVFPSAIEGIVREFPSVDEFLIEVYKRAEMDELRLLVEVDAAPAETVQEIRERLRAGLGIRIEVVPVSAKSLPRYELKAKRVVRKAAG; translated from the coding sequence ATCAACCCCGCTGAGGTTCCCTTCTTCGATCGGGCGCTTGAGACGCTTCCGGCCGAGCGGCTCCGCGCCCACCAGTGGGAGCGGCTGAAGGCCGTCGGCCGCGAGGTCTTCCCCGCGAATCCCTTTGTCAGGCGGAAGTGGCAAGCTGCAGGAGTCCGCTCGGCAGACGACCTCCGCTCGTGGGACGACTTCTTCAGGCTGCCGTTCACCACCAAGGCCGAGCTGGTCGCCGACCAGGCCGAGCATCCGCCGTTCGGCAGCAACCTGACCTACCCGCTGGAGCGCTATGTTCGGGTTCACCAGACGTCGGGGAGCACCGGCCAGCCGATCCGCTGGCTCGAGACCCAGGAGTCCTGGGAGTGGTGGGCCCGCTGCTGGGGCTTCGTCTTCCGCGGCGCGGGCGTGATGCCGTCGGACCGGGTCTTCTTCCCGTTCTCCTTCGGCCTCTTCATCGGCTTCTGGGCGGGCTTCGAGGGCGCACGGGCCCTGGGCGCGCTCGTCATTCCCGGGGGCGGCCAGGACTCGGTCACGCGCCTGGCCTGGATGGAGGCGCTCGGCGCCAGCGTGCTGGTCTGCACGCCATCCTACGCGCTCCACCTCCTGGAGGTGGCGCGCGGGCGGGGGATCGAGCCCAGCAAGCTCCCCGTGCGCGTCACGGTGCACGCGGGGGAGCCGGGGGCGGGGATCCCTGCGGTGCGCCGACGCATCGAGGACGGGTGGGGCGCCAGAGCCTTCGACCACTCCGGGATGACCGAGATGGGCGCCTACGGGTACGAGTGCGTGGCGCAGGCTGGCCTCCATGTCAACGAGTCAGAGTTCATCGCCGAGGTGATCGATCCAGCAACCGGCGCCGCGGCAGCAGAGGGGGAGCTGGTCCTGACCAACCTCGGGCGGGCGGGTTCACCGCTCTTCCGCTACCGCAGCGGAGACCGGGTCCGAGTCGCGGGGGCGCCGTGCGTCTGCGGCCGCAGCTTTCTCCGCCTCGAAGGGGGGATCCTGGGCCGTCTCGACGACATGCTGATCGTCCGCGGTGTCAACGTCTTCCCCTCGGCCATCGAGGGCATCGTGCGCGAGTTCCCGTCCGTTGACGAGTTTCTGATCGAAGTGTATAAACGGGCGGAGATGGACGAGCTCCGGCTGCTTGTCGAGGTTGACGCCGCACCGGCCGAGACCGTGCAGGAGATCCGGGAGCGCCTCCGCGCTGGGCTCGGCATCCGGATCGAGGTCGTCCCCGTTTCCGCCAAGAGCCTGCCCCGGTACGAGCTGAAGGCCAAACGGGTGGTGCGGAAGGCGGCCGGCTAG